A region from the Maridesulfovibrio zosterae DSM 11974 genome encodes:
- the glmS gene encoding glutamine--fructose-6-phosphate transaminase (isomerizing) yields MCGIIGYAGYRPAVPLIVEGLRRLEYRGYDSAGVATIQNKEIELVRAEGKLAALDEKLAKKNVVNSTFGVGHTRWATHGVPVERNAHPHLDYEKKIAMIHNGIIENYQEIKNDLVKKGYEFRSDTDSEVLVNLIAEGRKCNESMLESISWALKQVDGAYAIAVVSVDEPGTVYAARVASPMVMGVGVGENFVASDIPAFLPYTREVVFIEDGELVKITSSSWEVFRADSLEPVEKEVKTINWDVQAAQKGGHKHFMIKEIFEQPKVISDCLAGRIDQTKGEVVLSEIEDMEVPERLHIIACGTSYHAGLWGKYLIEQWAKIPVEVEIASEFRYRDPLLSKDGVALAISQSGETADTLAGIKLAKDKGLSIIGLCNVVGSSVAREADYVVYTQAGPEISVASTKAMCSQLTALLLLALYWGKKKGVIDNATYSRATADLRNIPSILEAELPAMRSRAQQLSRIFSEADSFFFLGRGLYFPLALEGALKLKEISYIHAEGYASGEMKHGPIALIDPKFPTFAMALNDDLFPKVKSNLVEVQARGGEIIALTNPGVELDVEHRWTIPEVWGPLNTFIALPALQLFAYETADYLGKDVDQPRNLAKSVTVE; encoded by the coding sequence ATGTGTGGAATTATAGGATATGCCGGATATCGTCCCGCTGTGCCTCTTATTGTAGAGGGGCTTAGGAGACTTGAATACAGAGGTTATGACTCTGCAGGAGTCGCAACCATTCAGAACAAAGAAATTGAGCTTGTGCGTGCTGAGGGGAAACTTGCAGCCCTTGATGAAAAGCTTGCTAAAAAAAATGTAGTCAATTCCACTTTTGGGGTTGGCCATACCCGCTGGGCAACTCATGGGGTGCCTGTTGAGCGCAATGCTCATCCTCATCTGGATTATGAAAAAAAGATCGCAATGATCCATAATGGCATCATTGAGAATTATCAGGAAATTAAGAATGATCTGGTCAAAAAAGGCTATGAATTCCGTTCAGATACTGATTCTGAGGTGCTAGTCAACCTAATAGCCGAGGGCCGTAAGTGTAATGAGTCAATGCTTGAGTCTATTTCCTGGGCTCTTAAACAGGTTGATGGGGCTTATGCTATTGCTGTAGTTTCTGTTGATGAACCGGGAACTGTGTACGCTGCACGTGTAGCCAGCCCTATGGTTATGGGTGTTGGAGTCGGTGAAAATTTTGTAGCTTCTGATATTCCTGCTTTCCTGCCATATACCCGTGAAGTTGTTTTCATTGAAGATGGCGAGCTCGTGAAAATCACTTCATCCTCATGGGAAGTATTCCGGGCAGACTCTCTTGAACCTGTCGAGAAAGAAGTTAAAACCATTAATTGGGATGTTCAGGCTGCTCAGAAGGGCGGTCATAAACATTTTATGATCAAAGAAATTTTTGAGCAGCCCAAGGTTATTTCCGATTGTCTTGCAGGGCGTATCGACCAGACCAAAGGCGAGGTTGTTCTTTCTGAGATTGAGGATATGGAAGTCCCCGAAAGGCTGCATATTATCGCTTGCGGTACATCTTATCATGCTGGGCTTTGGGGTAAATATCTCATTGAACAATGGGCAAAGATTCCGGTTGAAGTCGAAATTGCCTCAGAGTTTCGTTATCGTGACCCTTTGCTTTCAAAAGACGGTGTCGCTCTTGCTATCAGTCAATCCGGTGAGACTGCGGATACACTGGCTGGTATCAAACTCGCAAAAGATAAAGGGCTTTCTATTATTGGCCTTTGTAATGTGGTTGGCTCCAGTGTTGCCCGTGAGGCTGATTATGTTGTTTACACTCAGGCCGGTCCTGAAATCAGCGTGGCATCAACCAAGGCCATGTGCAGCCAGCTTACCGCACTTCTGCTGCTTGCTTTGTACTGGGGTAAGAAGAAAGGTGTGATTGATAATGCTACATACAGCCGTGCAACAGCTGATTTGCGAAATATTCCATCAATTCTTGAAGCAGAACTTCCGGCTATGCGCAGCAGAGCACAGCAACTCAGCCGTATTTTTTCTGAAGCGGACAGCTTTTTCTTTCTCGGCAGAGGGCTTTATTTTCCATTGGCACTAGAGGGAGCACTTAAGCTTAAGGAAATCTCTTACATTCATGCCGAAGGTTATGCTTCCGGAGAGATGAAACATGGTCCAATTGCGCTTATTGATCCCAAGTTCCCTACTTTTGCTATGGCTTTAAATGATGACCTTTTTCCCAAGGTCAAATCGAATCTAGTAGAGGTTCAGGCTCGTGGCGGAGAAATTATTGCCCTGACAAACCCCGGAGTAGAACTGGATGTTGAACATCGCTGGACTATACCAGAAGTCTGGGGTCCTCTTAATACATTCATAGCTCTTCCTGCTTTGCAGTTGTTTGCATATGAAACAGCAGACTACCTCGGTAAGGATGTGGATCAGCCTCGCAATTTGGCAAAATCCGTAACTGTTGAATAA
- a CDS encoding heteromeric transposase endonuclease subunit TnsA: MSKRNSGLTEGKIKRWIKEGRGAGRGPAYSPWLRVRDIPSKGRSHRVFGHKSRRTHHLFSDLELAVFLTLDWCSKTIEIREQFPLQQGVTLELAKEASIRHPQISGILQVMSSDFLVNSSDPNLPKFALQVKYTKDLSDPRTVEKLELERRYWAYKDVPWFLVTEKDISSTAFQNIEWLYPDQQRTYELSELTEQLKFYSHHFTKNPSTTIIKISKSLDVKYDHEAGESLAEIRALLASRLLSFDVNIPFRKLTPVNIGYVEDISALEVINV, from the coding sequence ATGTCAAAAAGAAATAGTGGCTTAACAGAGGGAAAGATTAAAAGGTGGATCAAAGAAGGACGTGGGGCTGGGCGTGGTCCGGCCTATTCTCCTTGGTTGCGAGTCCGTGATATCCCTTCCAAAGGCAGGTCTCATCGAGTTTTTGGGCATAAATCACGGCGAACACATCATCTATTCTCCGATCTTGAGTTGGCTGTTTTTTTGACTCTTGATTGGTGTTCTAAAACAATTGAAATTCGAGAGCAGTTCCCTTTGCAGCAGGGTGTCACCCTTGAGTTGGCAAAAGAGGCCAGCATCAGACATCCTCAAATTTCAGGAATTCTCCAAGTCATGTCTTCAGACTTTCTGGTCAACTCTTCCGATCCGAATCTCCCGAAATTCGCACTACAGGTAAAATACACTAAAGACTTGAGCGATCCAAGAACTGTTGAAAAGCTTGAGTTGGAACGACGCTACTGGGCATATAAAGATGTTCCATGGTTTCTGGTTACTGAGAAAGACATTTCTAGCACTGCTTTTCAGAATATTGAATGGTTATATCCTGATCAGCAAAGAACTTACGAACTAAGTGAGTTGACTGAACAGTTGAAGTTTTATTCCCATCATTTTACGAAGAATCCTTCTACAACCATAATTAAAATTTCTAAGTCATTGGACGTTAAATACGACCATGAAGCTGGAGAGTCGCTGGCTGAAATCAGAGCTCTTTTAGCCAGTCGGTTGCTATCTTTTGACGTGAACATTCCATTCAGAAAGTTAACCCCTGTGAATATAGGCTACGTGGAGGATATTTCTGCTCTGGAGGTGATAAATGTTTAG
- a CDS encoding Mu transposase C-terminal domain-containing protein, producing the protein MFRVNEVLKYEENLFRVLQIFPEQLVWIDIDDPKVFPVIMLIRELHAALEEGVLLRTEDPFAQLAFENPESGSSAQKRRDKSYDLIKEIVTNSNSYLPKVRSEYINKIVADGRATKRTIYLNLRKYWQRGQTPNALLPDYKKSGGKGKKRKANGKKLGRPRKYAPGIGVVVDEQVERFFRMAVDRYLLKDKGISLAYAYRRCLKLYKNYFPDIPESEVPTKRQLQHFYSREYSQVQKLKKRTTAIEYIKDVRPLKGTANSNVLGPGSRFEIDATIADIYLVSDSDRGNIVGRPVIYMVIDVFSRMVAGFYVGFESPSYAAAMQALAIAMTDKVELCKQLGFEDITYEQWPVVGLPNAILADRGELLGHQIESLESSFAVRIENAPPYRGDAKGIVERSFKTLQADFKPFAPGVVEKTLVKKRGGKDYRLDAKLSVSEFKKIILSSVLYHNRFHLLSKYDRDVDMPADLEMTPLSLWNWGIQNRTGRLRVASEDALRISLLPRVKATVSELGISVFGVYYTSSELMKSGWMHRSKDVRRPVGLYAAYDPASAAHIYLFPYKGKSDYWVCTLTDRSREFRGSSFWDVWQVKDAQKRTKAKSKLEAEEQKRLHEEFVAKTIKEAERKAPDTSHMSNAARIRGIQGNKAQEKEAERSVPFHKSKRVRKDIPAKVLLFNGAPQEKDYSYPDLIDELFDDEES; encoded by the coding sequence ATGTTTAGAGTCAATGAAGTCCTTAAATACGAAGAAAATTTATTTCGTGTTTTACAGATTTTTCCAGAGCAGTTGGTTTGGATTGATATTGATGATCCTAAAGTTTTCCCTGTAATTATGCTTATTAGAGAATTGCATGCTGCTTTAGAGGAGGGCGTGCTTCTTCGTACCGAAGATCCTTTTGCCCAGTTAGCTTTTGAAAATCCTGAGTCAGGCTCCTCCGCTCAGAAAAGACGAGACAAAAGTTATGACCTGATCAAAGAAATTGTTACTAACTCTAACAGCTATCTCCCTAAAGTACGATCTGAATATATTAATAAAATTGTCGCTGATGGTCGGGCCACAAAGCGCACTATATATTTGAATCTTCGTAAGTATTGGCAGCGCGGGCAAACCCCCAATGCGCTTCTTCCCGATTACAAAAAATCAGGGGGCAAAGGGAAAAAACGTAAGGCGAACGGTAAAAAGCTTGGAAGACCTCGGAAATACGCCCCGGGTATTGGCGTGGTGGTTGATGAACAAGTTGAACGTTTTTTCAGGATGGCGGTTGATAGGTATCTCTTGAAAGATAAGGGGATAAGCCTAGCCTATGCTTACAGAAGATGCTTAAAGTTATATAAAAATTATTTTCCTGATATTCCTGAATCAGAAGTTCCAACAAAGCGGCAGTTACAGCATTTTTACTCTCGCGAATATAGTCAGGTCCAGAAATTAAAAAAACGTACAACTGCCATTGAATACATTAAAGATGTTCGTCCTCTTAAAGGAACAGCCAATAGCAATGTTTTAGGGCCGGGATCTCGTTTTGAGATCGATGCCACAATTGCAGACATCTATCTTGTTTCCGATAGCGATCGGGGAAATATTGTCGGCCGGCCTGTAATTTACATGGTTATTGATGTGTTCAGCAGAATGGTTGCTGGTTTTTATGTCGGTTTCGAATCTCCGTCTTATGCAGCCGCTATGCAGGCTCTTGCTATAGCCATGACTGATAAGGTTGAGTTGTGTAAGCAGTTGGGTTTTGAAGATATTACTTATGAACAATGGCCGGTTGTAGGGCTACCCAATGCAATTCTAGCAGATAGGGGCGAACTGCTCGGTCATCAAATTGAGTCCCTTGAAAGCAGTTTTGCAGTGCGCATTGAAAATGCTCCGCCATACCGTGGTGATGCAAAAGGCATTGTCGAGCGAAGTTTCAAAACTCTTCAGGCTGATTTTAAGCCGTTTGCTCCCGGAGTTGTTGAAAAAACACTTGTTAAAAAGCGTGGGGGAAAAGACTACCGGCTGGATGCCAAGCTGTCAGTGAGTGAATTCAAGAAGATAATTTTATCTTCAGTCCTGTACCATAATAGGTTTCACCTTTTGAGTAAGTATGACCGGGATGTTGATATGCCCGCAGATTTGGAAATGACTCCGTTGTCGCTTTGGAATTGGGGAATTCAGAACAGGACGGGGCGATTGAGAGTTGCTTCTGAAGATGCGCTCAGAATTAGTTTACTGCCCCGAGTGAAAGCTACTGTTTCCGAATTGGGGATTTCAGTTTTTGGGGTATATTATACGTCTTCTGAACTCATGAAGAGTGGATGGATGCATCGGTCAAAAGATGTTCGCAGGCCTGTGGGGTTGTATGCAGCCTATGATCCTGCTTCTGCGGCTCATATCTATCTTTTTCCGTATAAGGGGAAAAGTGATTACTGGGTGTGCACATTGACTGACCGATCCAGAGAATTCCGGGGAAGTTCTTTCTGGGACGTGTGGCAGGTAAAGGATGCACAAAAGCGGACTAAAGCGAAAAGTAAGTTGGAGGCAGAAGAACAGAAGCGGCTACATGAAGAGTTTGTTGCTAAAACGATTAAAGAAGCTGAAAGAAAGGCCCCTGACACAAGTCACATGAGCAATGCCGCACGTATAAGAGGAATTCAAGGTAACAAGGCTCAAGAAAAAGAAGCTGAGAGGAGCGTTCCATTCCATAAGTCGAAAAGGGTACGGAAAGACATTCCGGCAAAAGTCCTTTTGTTTAATGGTGCTCCGCAGGAAAAAGATTATAGTTATCCAGATCTTATAGACGAACTCTTTGACGACGAGGAGAGCTAA
- a CDS encoding AAA family ATPase gives MPLPKNIVKAVYTPSDVPSYRGNPCIEALPEKMSHAQVKSSLRGDVKFHTEDIFADKRVRAHMIPSLLDDFFQPLAAHIKLEERLSIMIRRGYVGRNLDDGSWAAHMQNGYERLKSGELDTCKFRKARSTALSLLFLGCSGSGKSTTLDYSLAAYPQAIFHEKYNFIQVVYLKIDCPHDGGIRNLCVNFFRALDQVLETNYEERYVKKRSTAETLLNLMPHVANLHGLGLLVIDEIQHLSRKRSGGVDKMLNFFVTMVNTIGLPVVLVGTPKARSIFERDLRSARRGAGFGSLLWEPMANPAPVINAKTGKIKRTEWRAFTDVLWKYQWLEKRDEILSEEIRQCWYDLSQGVHDIVVKLFVLSQLRAIVTGTERITLNLIKQVYEDEFKPVHPMLAALRSKDPEKIAQFSDLTLPGMDQKMLELSSAISEVVEFEDSPYVIYGGNEQAQRLHSLLTGMGCESSRVVSLVKKALAQSPGLSTRALVPVILDWYESSDLVPEKVSSSKIKSVPKKNWNTLDSDDLRFKFSQVDEVNLYGELKKYSLIFDVNSWLQ, from the coding sequence ATGCCACTACCGAAGAACATAGTAAAAGCTGTTTATACTCCTTCTGATGTTCCAAGCTATAGAGGGAACCCGTGTATCGAGGCTTTGCCAGAGAAAATGTCGCATGCACAGGTGAAGAGTAGTTTGCGCGGTGATGTTAAATTTCATACTGAAGACATCTTTGCAGATAAACGTGTACGAGCACATATGATCCCTTCTTTACTGGATGACTTTTTTCAGCCGTTAGCTGCTCATATTAAGCTTGAAGAAAGATTGTCCATAATGATTAGGCGTGGTTATGTTGGACGAAATTTAGATGACGGTTCTTGGGCGGCTCATATGCAGAATGGTTATGAGCGACTTAAAAGTGGTGAGCTCGACACCTGTAAGTTTAGAAAAGCCCGGTCAACAGCCTTAAGTTTGTTGTTTCTTGGATGTTCTGGGAGCGGTAAGTCAACAACATTAGATTATAGTCTTGCAGCATACCCTCAAGCGATTTTTCACGAAAAATATAATTTTATTCAAGTTGTTTATTTAAAAATTGATTGTCCCCATGATGGGGGTATTAGGAATCTCTGTGTTAATTTTTTCCGCGCATTGGATCAAGTTTTGGAAACCAATTACGAAGAAAGGTATGTCAAAAAGAGATCCACTGCAGAAACATTACTTAATTTGATGCCGCATGTCGCAAATTTACATGGGTTGGGACTATTGGTTATTGATGAAATTCAGCATTTAAGCAGAAAAAGGTCGGGTGGCGTTGATAAAATGCTTAATTTCTTCGTCACAATGGTTAACACAATTGGGCTTCCCGTTGTTTTAGTAGGTACTCCAAAGGCTAGATCTATTTTTGAAAGGGATTTACGCTCTGCACGCAGGGGGGCTGGATTTGGGTCATTACTTTGGGAGCCAATGGCGAATCCGGCACCTGTAATTAATGCAAAAACGGGAAAGATAAAACGAACAGAATGGAGAGCTTTCACTGATGTCTTATGGAAATATCAGTGGCTTGAAAAACGTGATGAAATTCTCAGTGAAGAGATCCGCCAATGCTGGTACGACTTGTCTCAAGGAGTGCATGATATAGTCGTTAAACTGTTTGTTTTATCTCAGCTCAGGGCAATAGTTACCGGAACAGAACGGATTACTTTAAATCTTATAAAGCAAGTTTATGAAGATGAGTTCAAACCGGTACATCCCATGTTGGCCGCCCTTCGGTCAAAGGATCCTGAAAAAATCGCACAATTTTCAGATCTTACGTTGCCAGGAATGGATCAAAAAATGTTGGAGCTGTCGTCCGCAATCAGTGAGGTCGTGGAGTTCGAGGATTCTCCTTACGTCATTTATGGTGGAAATGAACAAGCTCAAAGATTGCATTCTTTGCTTACCGGCATGGGATGTGAGTCCTCCAGAGTAGTTTCGCTTGTTAAGAAAGCCTTGGCTCAATCGCCGGGACTGTCTACGCGTGCTTTGGTTCCGGTTATTTTGGATTGGTATGAATCTTCTGATTTGGTGCCTGAAAAAGTATCTTCCAGTAAGATTAAGTCAGTTCCAAAGAAAAATTGGAATACTCTTGATTCGGATGATTTACGTTTTAAATTTTCTCAGGTCGACGAGGTAAATTTGTATGGTGAGTTGAAAAAATATTCATTGATTTTCGATGTAAACTCATGGTTGCAGTAG
- a CDS encoding TnsD family Tn7-like transposition protein, producing the protein MFNFPVPYPDELIYSVVARAGIHAGLMSPKQLLDEVFANRKVIATPDFPSHIKQISELYPQSLNLDVVNIIYKHTIFPLYAPFVPEDRRLQCLKWMTGQSKGAVHLALGAAASRVKQIRFFRYCPECLEQQFSQFGEFYWVRSWQVAGADVCPQHGSLHNSRIELHGRHRHQFFPLRPDVCVGEACEFGGAYDFRVAELVNELLSASPVESPSFEQWGLFYIQLAGDSGCAKGKNVLHDLISEKVTAKWTTKWLEKNGLLPLGNSNSCWLKSIFRKHRKSFSYLEHIVVLESLLDSGWNFQSVLNNVSSLKSKSAVNCPVDFSEDRPNQDTLDIRSSWGAFLKEFGVKKARFSGGAAIYAWLYRNDRAWLMKINGQYRRSSRSENKRVDWKKRDQDVLATLKDVHQRELNDLEGPRRSRNWYLDQLGPKATVETNLGKLPLTVEFFEKYCESVPDYQIRRIAVAIRQLEVDCEPKRRWKILRLAGLSDERIRAEAAQYLKEVSD; encoded by the coding sequence ATGTTTAATTTTCCCGTGCCATACCCAGATGAGCTTATCTATAGTGTTGTGGCACGGGCTGGTATTCATGCTGGTCTGATGAGCCCTAAACAGCTATTGGACGAAGTTTTTGCTAACCGCAAAGTTATAGCGACGCCTGACTTTCCCTCACATATCAAACAAATTTCAGAATTATATCCTCAATCTCTGAATCTTGATGTCGTGAACATCATATACAAACATACCATTTTCCCTCTTTACGCTCCCTTTGTTCCAGAAGACCGAAGGCTTCAGTGTCTAAAATGGATGACAGGACAATCGAAAGGTGCTGTCCACCTTGCTCTCGGAGCTGCAGCCTCCCGCGTAAAGCAAATTCGTTTTTTCAGATATTGTCCTGAATGTCTTGAGCAACAATTTTCTCAGTTTGGAGAGTTCTATTGGGTGCGCAGTTGGCAGGTTGCCGGTGCTGATGTTTGCCCACAGCATGGATCATTACATAATTCTCGAATTGAATTGCATGGTAGGCATCGACACCAGTTCTTTCCGCTTAGGCCTGATGTTTGTGTTGGGGAAGCTTGTGAATTCGGCGGTGCATATGATTTCCGTGTTGCTGAACTTGTTAATGAATTGCTGAGTGCTTCCCCGGTAGAATCCCCTTCTTTTGAACAGTGGGGACTGTTTTACATACAATTAGCGGGAGACAGCGGCTGCGCCAAGGGCAAGAACGTTTTGCATGATCTGATTTCAGAAAAAGTCACTGCCAAATGGACAACGAAGTGGCTCGAAAAGAATGGTCTCCTTCCATTGGGCAATTCTAATTCATGTTGGTTAAAATCAATTTTTAGAAAGCATAGGAAGTCATTCAGCTACCTTGAGCATATTGTCGTTTTAGAGTCTTTGTTGGATTCAGGATGGAATTTTCAGTCGGTCTTGAATAACGTGTCTAGTTTGAAGTCAAAGAGCGCTGTGAACTGTCCTGTGGACTTCTCAGAAGATAGGCCTAATCAAGACACTCTTGATATCCGTAGCTCGTGGGGAGCATTCCTTAAAGAGTTCGGGGTGAAAAAGGCTCGGTTCTCTGGTGGGGCGGCTATCTATGCATGGTTGTATCGAAATGACCGGGCTTGGTTGATGAAAATTAATGGGCAGTACCGCCGGTCTTCTCGTTCTGAAAATAAGCGGGTTGATTGGAAAAAACGGGATCAAGATGTTTTGGCTACTTTGAAAGATGTACATCAAAGGGAATTAAATGATTTAGAAGGCCCAAGGCGTTCCAGAAATTGGTATTTGGATCAGCTTGGCCCCAAAGCAACCGTTGAAACAAATCTTGGCAAACTTCCATTAACTGTCGAGTTCTTTGAAAAATATTGTGAGTCAGTACCCGACTATCAGATTCGCAGGATTGCTGTTGCTATCCGACAGCTTGAGGTTGACTGCGAGCCTAAGCGGAGATGGAAAATTTTGAGATTGGCCGGTCTGAGTGATGAACGAATTCGTGCTGAGGCTGCGCAGTACTTGAAAGAAGTGAGTGATTAA
- a CDS encoding Tn7-like element transposition protein TnsE codes for MRDYLFKNFSLDTILNYFGEFVKEIGSVYWRINIFLSDSKNPNKNKTVSLASTPVLSQGKTVNPRRNSTSRGKISSLRLKNIANWESKSFKQRIAKNSSSEKIILQNYFVFTDGEYTYFIPQFELARALFFRDSYLARSAPVFRVLEDDFQIDCSNDGGSVRINVLKNSNYPLNSFNDLSKRNHLCWILLDSQVRASYESIAKYQLQESSYTEDGKKWIFHFDPPDLDDVTIKIRATYDESRKYCFVHQILGFEGLQANIPENIEMFHPEFSIPGSKANEGKSPVAPDASESFCVDDIDVANADTIRTEIDAEKVECEFKTPFVVKRVSEKEKSNATLSVTDGEEGKKVISQDVSMNESVAGQGKSAAEWNTINDTTDNDHLFERKFTCFSNMVDRLKANRWCEFISLDTKSLPRRGRSKKHLLSTDGSPRCVAIVQFKIRDKHIAFLEVDTSDAVKPISTLVIFVRDAGKLKYQIGKVMAEFVSDSLTWPTKLLSDYYGKRGYVRIPHPESKSGNKGVLLPNSVHGWANRCYLAVSKLR; via the coding sequence ATGCGGGATTATTTGTTTAAAAATTTTAGTTTAGATACGATTCTTAATTATTTTGGGGAGTTCGTAAAAGAAATAGGAAGCGTATACTGGAGAATTAATATTTTTTTGTCTGACAGTAAAAATCCTAACAAGAACAAGACCGTGTCACTTGCCAGTACTCCTGTTTTGTCACAGGGGAAAACTGTAAATCCACGCAGGAATTCGACGTCTCGCGGAAAGATAAGCAGTCTTCGCCTCAAAAATATTGCAAATTGGGAATCCAAGTCTTTTAAACAAAGGATAGCTAAAAATAGTTCTTCTGAGAAGATAATACTGCAAAATTATTTTGTTTTTACAGATGGGGAATACACGTATTTTATCCCTCAATTTGAATTAGCTCGGGCTTTATTTTTTAGAGATAGCTATTTGGCTAGATCAGCTCCTGTGTTCCGTGTGTTGGAAGATGACTTTCAAATTGATTGTTCTAATGATGGTGGTTCTGTTCGTATCAATGTTTTAAAGAATTCCAACTATCCGTTAAATTCGTTTAATGACCTATCAAAAAGGAATCATTTGTGTTGGATTTTGTTAGATAGTCAGGTGCGGGCATCATATGAGAGTATTGCTAAGTATCAATTACAAGAGTCCAGTTATACAGAGGATGGCAAAAAGTGGATCTTTCATTTTGACCCGCCAGACTTAGATGATGTGACTATAAAAATAAGAGCTACTTATGATGAGTCTCGCAAATATTGTTTTGTTCATCAGATTTTAGGATTTGAAGGATTGCAAGCTAATATTCCGGAGAACATTGAAATGTTTCATCCGGAGTTTTCGATTCCCGGCTCAAAAGCCAACGAAGGCAAAAGTCCGGTCGCTCCTGATGCTTCTGAGTCATTTTGTGTAGATGATATTGACGTAGCAAATGCAGATACAATACGTACAGAGATTGATGCTGAAAAAGTTGAATGTGAATTTAAAACCCCATTTGTCGTTAAGCGTGTCTCTGAAAAAGAAAAATCTAATGCTACTTTAAGTGTGACGGATGGCGAAGAGGGAAAAAAAGTAATATCTCAAGATGTCAGTATGAATGAATCTGTGGCTGGACAGGGTAAATCCGCTGCAGAATGGAATACGATTAATGACACAACAGATAACGATCATTTGTTTGAGAGAAAATTTACTTGTTTTTCAAATATGGTCGACAGATTGAAAGCTAATAGATGGTGCGAGTTTATTTCTTTAGATACCAAGAGTTTGCCCCGACGAGGCCGAAGTAAAAAACACCTTCTTTCAACTGACGGAAGTCCAAGGTGTGTGGCTATTGTTCAGTTTAAGATAAGAGATAAACATATAGCCTTTTTAGAAGTAGATACCTCTGATGCAGTGAAACCTATTTCAACACTGGTTATATTTGTACGGGATGCAGGGAAGTTAAAATATCAAATAGGTAAGGTAATGGCCGAATTTGTAAGTGATTCTCTCACATGGCCTACCAAATTACTTTCAGATTATTATGGTAAACGCGGATATGTCAGAATACCGCATCCTGAATCTAAGTCTGGTAACAAAGGAGTCTTACTTCCTAATTCGGTACATGGATGGGCTAATAGGTGCTATCTGGCTGTCAGTAAGTTGCGTTGA